The region GAAGTGGTAAAAATAGGTATATAGGCTAATTCATGAGTGACTATATAGAGAAAAGTGCCTATTACCTGACGCCACTTTTTTTGATACAGATTCTTATTACTTAATTCGCATCGGACTATACTTTGGACCATCGTTTGAAAAATAAAGTTATCATGTGGGTTGGCGGTGTGCTGGCCTTCCTTGTGCTCCTGTTTGCGCTGCTTTTTGCCTTCCGGAGTAAAATGCTGAGCTATACGGTGGAGCGCGTTATCGCGAAAGTAGAGAGCCGCTACCCTGTAGACCTCAACATCGGCAATGCAGCTTTTGTCAATTGGAATGCCGTGGTGCTCAGCGATATCACGCTGGTGCCGCACGGCCTTGACACCCTCTTTACCACCGACAGTGTGCACGCCACCGTGGGCTTCCGCTCCCTGTTTAAGGGCCGTGTCGTGTTCAGGCGCCTGGAGGTGAACGACAGCTACCTGACCGCCGTCAAAAAGGGCGACGTGACAAACTTCGATTTCCTGCTGAAAAAGGATGAGAAGGCCCCGGAGCAGCCCAAGGATACCACGGAGGCAGGCCGCAACTACGGCCAGCTGCTCAACCGCCTCCTCGAGACCGCCTTCGACAACGTGCCCGACCAGGTGGATTTCAAGAACTTGAACGCCTCGTATACTTCCACTAGCCGCACGATTGACGTGCGGATGCCCTACCTGCTGATAAACGACGGTAAAATTGACTCGGAGGTGTATGTGCGCACCGATTCGCTGGTGAACAACCTGCATGTAAAGGGCACCATCGACGCGCGCGACTATAATATCTCGGCCAGCCTCTATACAGCCGATACGGCAGGTATCCGCCTGCCTTATGTGCAGCAGAAATTTGATGCCATGGTGGCCTTTGATACGCTGCACGTGAGCCTGAAGGATAAAAAGTACCGCAACGACGTGCTCACCGTGAGCGGCTCGGCCATGGTAAACAACCTCATGCTGAACCATCCGAAGTTGGCCGATGAGGACATACAAGTGGTGGAGGGCGCCGTAAATTATGTGCTAAAGCTTGGCCAGAACCTCTTTGTGGTGGACAGCCTGACGGAGGTGCGCGTTAACAAGGCCCGCGCTAACATATACGCCTCCTATCAAAACAAAACCTCCAAAATATTTGACCTCAAGGTGAAGACGGAGAAAGTGCCGGGCAACGATTTCTTCAGCTCCCTGCCGCCCGGCCTGTTCGAGAACCTGGAGGGGATAAAAACCCAGGGCTGGCTACAGTACGACCTTAATTTCCACCTGAACATGGACAGCGTGGAGCAGGTGGTGTTCGACTCCGACCTGGATGCCTCCGAAGACTTCAAGATTGTGGAGTGGGGCAAGACGAACATAGAGAAGATAAACAGCTCGTTCACGCATACCATGTATGAGTATGGCAAGCCGATCCGTACGTTTACCGTGGGGCCCGCCAATCCGTTTTATGCGCCGATACATACGATATCGCCTTACCTGCGCAATGCCATTCTTTCTGCCGAGGATGCGGGCTTCTACAGCCACAACGGTTTCCATGAGGAAGCGTTCCGGCAGGCTATCATCAAGAACCTGGAGGAGGGCGATTTTGCCCGTGGCGGCAGTACCATCTCCATGCAGCTAGTGAAGAACGTGTTCCTGACGCGTCAGAAAACCATCACCCGCAAGGTGGAGGAGGCCATAATCGTGTGGCTGATCGAGAACCTGGACCTGGTGTCGAAGAACCGCCTGTTTGAAGTATACCTCAACATTATTGAGTGGGGGCCGGATGTGTACGGAGCTAAGGATGCCTCGCGCTTTTACTTCGGCAAGCAACCGTCGGAACTGAATCTAGCGGAGGCTATCTTTCTGACCAGCATCATCCCGAGCCCGAAACGCTACCGCGCCTCCTTTGATAACCAGGGCAACCTGCGTAGCTGGAAATCGGGGTATTACCGTATGCTTGGGGGGATCATGCGCCGCCGTGGCCTGATATCGCAGGAGGAATACGAGAACCTGTACCCGAACGTGCACCTCTATGGTCGTGCCCGCGACCTGATCGTAACCGCGCCGGACACGACCATGATAGAGGAGGACACAAACCAGTTTGAGCTGGAGACCATTGATATGCTCGATTTTTAAGGATCTGAAGTATAAAACAGCCCCTGCAGCTTCGGTTGCAGGGGCTGTTTGCTTTTATAAAGTATAGATTGCGTATACTTGCGCTGATGAAAAAAGTACAGAACGCGGAGCAAGAACCTATCGGCCTGATTCCGAGAGCCAGTGCCATGGCCGCACGTGTGGGGCTGGATTGGTTTCTGCTGGCGCTGCTAGGCATGATTGTGCTGGCCTACCTGTGGCCGGAACTGGGCGTGGACCGGGAGCCGCTCTCGCTGGGCGATGTGGCCAACTATGGCGTGTCGCTGATCTTCTTTTTCTACGGCCTGCGCCTGAGCCCCGAGAAACTGAAAGTAGGCCTGAGCAACTGGAAACTGCATGTGGTGGTGCAGCTGAGCACATTTATACTTTTCCCGCTGCTGATTCTGCCCCTTTATACTTTGTTCAGGGACACACCGCAGGAGCTGTTGTGGCTGGGGGTATTTTACCTGGCGGCGCTACCCTCCACGGTGTCCTCGTCAGTGGTGATGGTGTCGATAGCGGGTGGCAACATCCCCGGGGCGATTTTCAACGCCAGCATTTCCAGTTTGATGGGCATTTTCATCACGCCGCTCTGGATGGGCCTGTTCCTGACCACAAGTGCAGAAGGGTTTGACATGGGCAGCGTGATGGGCAAGCTGGTGCTGCAGGTGCTGCTGCCGGTGGTGCTGGGTATACTTTTGCACCGCTACTGGGGCGCATTTGCCGAGCGCAACAAAGGCCGTCTCCGGGTGTTCGACCAGATCATTATTCTGCTCATCGTGTTCACCTCTTTCGCAGAGTCGTTTGCGCGCAAAATGTTCAGCGGCTACAGCGTTACCGATATACTTATACTTGGCGCTGCCATGATCGGGTTGTTCTTCCTGGTGTACGGCATCATCTATGGCATAACCAAAGCGCTGGGCTTTAACCGCGAAAACCAGCTGACGGCCATCTTCTGCGGCTCTAAAAAATCGCTGGTGCACGGCACGGTGATGTCGAAGGTGCTGTTCCCCGGAGGCAATATGGTCGGCATTATCCTGCTGCCCATCATGATTTACCACGCCCTGCAGCTGCTGGCCTCGAGTATCATTGCGCAGGCGGAGGCGCGCAGGAAGGTTGTGGAGTAGCTCTTAGAAGGATACTGAGGATGTGTCCAACCGCCCCTGCCCCTCAGACTGCGCTCGCTACCTTCGAACTCGCGTTCTCGGTAGTCCAAGGAGGGGAGCTCTGTTCATGCTCCGTTAGCTCTAGCTATCGAATCTGATCCCAGTCTTTGCGATGAGCGCCTTGTAGATTTCCGGTGCCCGTGAGGGCATTGCGACGTCAGGAGCAAAGGAAATGTACAAGGCGCGATGCGGGAAAGAGTTTACCCCGAAGGATTTCGGGGAGCCCTCCCGGGCTGGAGGGAGCCAAAGCCAGAAATGCAACGGTAGCTTTGTAAGACCGAGGATCAGCGGAAGCTAGAAAGTATAACTTGTGTCAAGTTGCAGGAGGCAGCGGCTAGGGAAGTATAAGCCAGCAAGTATAAGCAAGGCATAAAGTATGGCTCGCGCGGATTACAAATCCGCGACTATTATACTTCCGGATTGCAAATCCGAAAGAGCGGAAGTATGGCTAAAGTATAAATATGGCTTTTCATGTCAGCTGGGTTGCAAAGCCGACGCCATGGATGGATACAAGTCTGAAGACTTGCACCATGGAAAAAGGCAAGTATACAAGTATAGCTGAAGTATAACTCGAAGGGAAAAGTATAATGCAAGTATAAAAAGCAAAACACCCACCTGCTACAAGAGCAAGCGGGCGCTTCACAAGTATAGAAATCGCGTTTTTAAGCCATTTGTTTCTGCTTCTGTGCCTCTACAGCAGCTTCTTCTTTATCTAAAAGCTTCCTGTCAAGTATAAAGGGGCCGAAGGGCAGGAGGGAGGCGATAAAGCCAGCCGCCACTTTTTTAAATCCCCAGTTGTGTGCCAGCGTTACCTGCAGCAGGGCCAGCATGTAGAGCACGAACAGCAGGCCGTGGGCCCAACCAACGTACTTTACAAACAGGGGCATGTCGAACATATACTTTAAGGGCATAGCGATACCCAACAAAATAAGGTAAGACAAACCTTCGTAAATGCCCACCGTGCGGAGGCGCGAAATTGGAGTTTTCATGAGAGCTGATTTCTTTGGTAAATGTTGCTGCCTTGCAACAAGACAAAGGTACAAAACGTGCCCTACATGGTTCCCGAAATTCGACAGAAGTATACTTCAGGCTG is a window of Pontibacter kalidii DNA encoding:
- a CDS encoding biosynthetic peptidoglycan transglycosylase, with translation MKNKVIMWVGGVLAFLVLLFALLFAFRSKMLSYTVERVIAKVESRYPVDLNIGNAAFVNWNAVVLSDITLVPHGLDTLFTTDSVHATVGFRSLFKGRVVFRRLEVNDSYLTAVKKGDVTNFDFLLKKDEKAPEQPKDTTEAGRNYGQLLNRLLETAFDNVPDQVDFKNLNASYTSTSRTIDVRMPYLLINDGKIDSEVYVRTDSLVNNLHVKGTIDARDYNISASLYTADTAGIRLPYVQQKFDAMVAFDTLHVSLKDKKYRNDVLTVSGSAMVNNLMLNHPKLADEDIQVVEGAVNYVLKLGQNLFVVDSLTEVRVNKARANIYASYQNKTSKIFDLKVKTEKVPGNDFFSSLPPGLFENLEGIKTQGWLQYDLNFHLNMDSVEQVVFDSDLDASEDFKIVEWGKTNIEKINSSFTHTMYEYGKPIRTFTVGPANPFYAPIHTISPYLRNAILSAEDAGFYSHNGFHEEAFRQAIIKNLEEGDFARGGSTISMQLVKNVFLTRQKTITRKVEEAIIVWLIENLDLVSKNRLFEVYLNIIEWGPDVYGAKDASRFYFGKQPSELNLAEAIFLTSIIPSPKRYRASFDNQGNLRSWKSGYYRMLGGIMRRRGLISQEEYENLYPNVHLYGRARDLIVTAPDTTMIEEDTNQFELETIDMLDF
- a CDS encoding bile acid:sodium symporter family protein, producing MKKVQNAEQEPIGLIPRASAMAARVGLDWFLLALLGMIVLAYLWPELGVDREPLSLGDVANYGVSLIFFFYGLRLSPEKLKVGLSNWKLHVVVQLSTFILFPLLILPLYTLFRDTPQELLWLGVFYLAALPSTVSSSVVMVSIAGGNIPGAIFNASISSLMGIFITPLWMGLFLTTSAEGFDMGSVMGKLVLQVLLPVVLGILLHRYWGAFAERNKGRLRVFDQIIILLIVFTSFAESFARKMFSGYSVTDILILGAAMIGLFFLVYGIIYGITKALGFNRENQLTAIFCGSKKSLVHGTVMSKVLFPGGNMVGIILLPIMIYHALQLLASSIIAQAEARRKVVE
- a CDS encoding DUF3817 domain-containing protein encodes the protein MKTPISRLRTVGIYEGLSYLILLGIAMPLKYMFDMPLFVKYVGWAHGLLFVLYMLALLQVTLAHNWGFKKVAAGFIASLLPFGPFILDRKLLDKEEAAVEAQKQKQMA